The region TATCAAAGACTGCCTTAAGGCGGGAAAATCGTTCTTCACAAATCCGTTCTCTGCTAGCTGAGCCATAGTACAAGCAGCGCCAATCTTGAGATGAGCTTTACCCTTAATAATGTAGTTGCTTAGCAAAGGCTTAATGGAAACTAGCGATGATGGCTTCAGTACATTTAGCTTCATCAAATCAATGAGCGTCGTACCTCCTCCCAATGCCATAGTGCTCCGATGGTCAATAAGGGAACACGCGCTCTGAAATGAGTCGGCCTCGACATATTCAAATGGTAGCATGGAACTAACTCCTCTTCTCTTTAGCTGTGATGACCCGAACAGTCCTAGCTGGATCACTGGGAGGCACGACACCTGCGCACTGGCGCACTGCTTCTGTAATATTGGGGTAGGCTGAGCAGCGACAAAGATTGCCACTCATCCATTCTCGAACCGACTCGACGCTTTCACTACCGTGTCCTTCCTCGATACATGCGATTCCTGACATGATCTGACCAGGGGTGCAATACCCGCATTGATAGGCGTCGCACCGAAGAAACGCCTCTTGCATCGGGTGCAAATCCACCTCATCACCAATCCCTTCGATGGTTGTGATTTTCTTGCCCTGTGTTGTGACAGCAAGAGTGAGGCACCCAAGAACTCGCTGGCCATCTATATGGATCGTGCAGGCTCCACAAGCCCCTTGATCACAGCCCTTTTTTGTACCTGTCAACTTTAGATTTTCCCTTAGGAAATCCAGTAAGGTTGTTCGTGCATCAATCATGGCCTCAATTTTTTGGCCATTAATTTCACACCTAAGAACGTAGTCTTTGGGTGTTTTTGATTTCTCTTCGCTACGATCATTTTCGCTCTGTGCACTGGCCTTATAGGCACTGGGTACAGCGGATGAACCCACCGCTGCACCGAGTCCAAGTAATAAATTCCGGCGATTGACGTGGCCAACCACTGGCCGACGCTCTTCTTCTTTAGCCATACATGACTCCTAGAACTTAAGTTTTAGTCTAAATGTTCCCTATAGCTAACGTTGTCTAGGATGATGTGGCAAGTAGATTTAAAAAATTTGATCTATGATCGAGAGAACAGATTGGTAAGGAGTGTGATGTCATCACACGCTCAGCTTGCAATATCCATCACTAAAATCGTGCAGTCGTCTTGCTGTTGCGCACTTTCATACTGCATCTTATAGCGGCTTGATATTTTTTGATAAGCCTGATCTGCTGTCGCGCTTATCTTCATCATCTTTGAAACTTCACGAATACGAAGCGGCCTAATCTCAACATCTTCGTTCTCAATCAAGCCATCTGAATAGACAAGTACTATAGTGTCATCATTATATTGATAGCTTGTCTCCCCAAGTTCTGGCTCCAGGGTAAAGCCTAAAGGTGTCCCACCAACCAAAAGAGACTTCATAGTGTCGCCTGTTTTCAAAATCACCCCTGTATGTCCTGCATTGATATAATAGATCACCCTGTGGGAGAGATCGATCAGAAGCCCAACCATGGTCATCAACTGATGCTCCCCAACATCACGCTCCATAACTGTATGGTTTAAGGTCATAAACAAGTCCTTCAAAAAGGTCTTAGGTGATTGTGACTCGATCATCATAGGTTCTATGACGGCACTCGCTACGCTCGCCACCGACCCTGACATCAGCGCCGAAGGGATACCATGCCCTGTAACATCACCAACTAATATTAGACTCACATTTTTCTCTGGAAAGTTATAGACTCCATACCAATCTCCTCCGATACTCTGCGCTGGTTGATAAAAAGTATGAAAATTTAAGCCTTTTATGGGCTTGATACTTGGGATCAGAGATTCTTGGATCTTCCTAGCTACCGCCAATGACTCCCGTATCTGTTTAGACTTGATAGAGTCATCACGAATCTTGCGATCCTGGCTAAACTTCAGCTTACCCAAAACCCAACATAGCAATGATTCCTTTAATATGACGCCGAAAATCACCCCTAATTCAAGGGACGTGATCAGAGGGAAAAGCCCCCATAAGTTGGCCATCATCGCAAGGTTGCCGAATACCATGAATGACCAAGCCAGAAAATATAATCGAGCTGGCTGATAGCCTTTTTGAATACTAATCAAGCCACCACCTATAATCACGGTAAGCATCATCCCGTTGCTCAAGAGTAATAGCACTGCCCCTGCACCATAGCCAGCGATGAGCGAAACTAAGATAAAGACCGTCATCATGCCTACGAACAATCGCGCTGTCCAAAAAAACGCTTTTGAGTAGCTCCAAAACTTTAGAAATCTAACAGTGAAGTTTGTTACAAATATACATGTCAGGAGACCGTTAACAATCAACCATTGATTGATATACTTCAGCCAGGCGGGATGGAAACTGAAGAGCTGATCGAGAAGACCCAGATAGCTAAGTTCGAAGTTGATAAAGAAAATATTATATAGAGCAATATGTAGAAAGGTGCGATCCCTGAGTGTGAAATAGAAGATCAAGGAAGCAATAACTACGAATATGATGATACCTAGTGTTGTCGCAATTAAAAAATATTCTCGAA is a window of Pseudobacteriovorax antillogorgiicola DNA encoding:
- a CDS encoding (2Fe-2S)-binding protein produces the protein MAKEEERRPVVGHVNRRNLLLGLGAAVGSSAVPSAYKASAQSENDRSEEKSKTPKDYVLRCEINGQKIEAMIDARTTLLDFLRENLKLTGTKKGCDQGACGACTIHIDGQRVLGCLTLAVTTQGKKITTIEGIGDEVDLHPMQEAFLRCDAYQCGYCTPGQIMSGIACIEEGHGSESVESVREWMSGNLCRCSAYPNITEAVRQCAGVVPPSDPARTVRVITAKEKRS
- a CDS encoding SpoIIE family protein phosphatase gives rise to the protein MSFLIQNMIFIMSLATCLSEKVRGEAILLDQAEQVYVGNRGVYLFDETGTLAIEDIVGIQDFEVPPNPMANYGIKAGVSWGKFVFENSSQVSEKRILNYRFPVTDRVTLYVPNQLGSYKEISQGDQVSFLEYRRDYRSPYFIVDFPPGLTEVYLRIESTDILKWPLFLWSEARFHEFKIREYFLIATTLGIIIFVVIASLIFYFTLRDRTFLHIALYNIFFINFELSYLGLLDQLFSFHPAWLKYINQWLIVNGLLTCIFVTNFTVRFLKFWSYSKAFFWTARLFVGMMTVFILVSLIAGYGAGAVLLLLSNGMMLTVIIGGGLISIQKGYQPARLYFLAWSFMVFGNLAMMANLWGLFPLITSLELGVIFGVILKESLLCWVLGKLKFSQDRKIRDDSIKSKQIRESLAVARKIQESLIPSIKPIKGLNFHTFYQPAQSIGGDWYGVYNFPEKNVSLILVGDVTGHGIPSALMSGSVASVASAVIEPMMIESQSPKTFLKDLFMTLNHTVMERDVGEHQLMTMVGLLIDLSHRVIYYINAGHTGVILKTGDTMKSLLVGGTPLGFTLEPELGETSYQYNDDTIVLVYSDGLIENEDVEIRPLRIREVSKMMKISATADQAYQKISSRYKMQYESAQQQDDCTILVMDIAS